The following DNA comes from Arcobacter cloacae.
CCCACATACATTCAGACCTTTTTCTTTAGTTCTTTGAATCCAATATTTCATATTAGAAACATTATCGCCTCGATTGATTTTTGTTAGTGTTTCATCAAAAAAAGACTGTATTCCATATTCAACCCAAATCTCTTTAGTTTTAGATTTTTCTACTAAAAAATCTAAAATTTCATCTGTAACGCAATCAGTTCTTGTTCCAATACTCAAACCTAAAACATTATCAAAACTCAATGCTTTTTCATAAAGTGCTTTTAATGTATCAAATGGAGCATAAGTATTTGTAAAAGACTGAAAATAAACTATAAATTTTTTTGCGCCAAATTTATTTTCTAATCTCTTTTTTGTAGCTAAAAATTGTAATTCAAGTTGCTTTAATTGATTCTCTAAATAAGGATTATTATTTATTTTTGGATTTAATTTAAATTTTGTTTTTTTTTCTTGTAAATTTGGACTGAAAGAATCATTTTCACAAAAAGAACAGCCACCACGAGCTA
Coding sequences within:
- a CDS encoding TIGR01212 family radical SAM protein (This family includes YhcC from E. coli K-12, an uncharacterized radical SAM protein.): MSELKNVLTIGRYLKNKFGQKVYKVPVSISGFTCPNIDGTVARGGCSFCENDSFSPNLQEKKTKFKLNPKINNNPYLENQLKQLELQFLATKKRLENKFGAKKFIVYFQSFTNTYAPFDTLKALYEKALSFDNVLGLSIGTRTDCVTDEILDFLVEKSKTKEIWVEYGIQSFFDETLTKINRGDNVSNMKYWIQRTKEKGLNVCGHLIYGLPGENQEMMLETFRQTIDLKVDSIKFHPLYVVKNTLLTNDFKKGKFTPISEELYIDTVVKSIVNLPSNISVQRITAGIDDDTLLSPNWCRDKHTQMKNIRLALQKEGFDY